A window of the Tessaracoccus sp. MC1865 genome harbors these coding sequences:
- a CDS encoding ABC transporter ATP-binding protein, whose translation MTTTARIAGVDLRRTFGAGDTEVHALDGVSIEVHAGELTVVTGPSGSGKTTLLNLLGGLDQPTGGRVVLDDGRVLSELPESEVLATRRERIGYVFQTFGLIPVLSAAENVEVPLRLANVPAAQRTERVAAMLERVGLARHAKQRPHELSGGQQQRVGVARALVAGPHILIADEPTGQLDSDTAATIMDLIVELTHELGIATVVSTHDPLLRQRADRVVELLDGVLAGQPTTTT comes from the coding sequence ATGACCACCACAGCAAGGATCGCTGGCGTTGACCTGCGCCGCACCTTCGGCGCGGGCGACACGGAGGTGCACGCCCTCGACGGCGTCAGCATCGAGGTGCACGCCGGCGAACTCACCGTCGTCACCGGCCCGTCCGGCTCCGGCAAGACCACGCTGTTGAACCTGCTGGGCGGCCTGGACCAGCCTACCGGCGGCCGCGTGGTGCTCGACGACGGGCGGGTCCTGTCGGAGCTGCCGGAGAGCGAGGTGCTGGCCACCCGCCGGGAGCGGATCGGGTACGTCTTCCAGACCTTCGGGCTGATCCCCGTGTTGTCTGCGGCGGAGAACGTCGAGGTGCCGCTGCGGCTGGCCAACGTCCCGGCGGCGCAGCGCACCGAGCGGGTCGCGGCGATGTTGGAGCGGGTGGGCCTCGCCCGGCACGCCAAGCAGCGGCCCCACGAGCTCAGTGGCGGTCAGCAGCAGCGCGTGGGCGTCGCCCGCGCCCTCGTCGCCGGCCCTCACATCCTGATCGCCGACGAACCCACCGGTCAGCTCGATTCAGACACCGCAGCCACCATCATGGACCTCATCGTGGAACTCACCCACGAGTTGGGCATCGCGACGGTGGTGTCCACCCATGACCCGTTGCTGCGGCAGCGGGCCGACAGGGTCGTCGAACTGCTCGACGGGGTGCTCGCCGGTCAGCCGACGACCACCACGTAG
- a CDS encoding ABC transporter ATP-binding protein, which produces MNDTITRSHHGPDIWCEDLVRIHTTEGVEVQALQGLSLTVDPGEVVAVVGASGSGKSTLLNILSGLDRPTGGRARVAGHDLTAMGRRQRIDFRRHSVGFVFQQTSRNLLPFLTGAENVTMPMVIAGRSQRRGRALQLLELLGVADCANRVPRQLSGGQQQRVAIATALANSPDVLLADEPTGELDEVNSAEVLDLMRAAATELGTTVLIVTHDPMVSDHVARTVQIRDGRTSTEVLRRTEIGPDGVAREVAEEYTVIDRSGRLQLPPAHVEELGLHDRVRITRETGHVGVWPNGSRARRSAPEEDA; this is translated from the coding sequence ATCTGGTGCGAGGACCTCGTTCGCATCCACACGACGGAGGGCGTCGAGGTCCAGGCCCTGCAGGGGCTCAGCCTCACCGTGGACCCCGGCGAGGTGGTCGCGGTGGTCGGCGCCTCCGGCTCCGGCAAGTCCACGCTGCTCAACATCCTCTCCGGTCTCGACCGGCCCACCGGCGGCCGGGCCCGGGTCGCCGGGCATGACCTCACCGCGATGGGCAGGCGGCAACGCATCGACTTCCGTCGGCACAGCGTGGGCTTCGTCTTCCAGCAGACCTCCCGCAACCTGCTGCCGTTCCTCACTGGCGCGGAGAACGTGACGATGCCCATGGTGATCGCCGGGCGCTCCCAGCGGCGGGGGCGGGCGCTGCAACTGCTCGAGCTGCTGGGCGTGGCCGACTGCGCCAACCGCGTCCCCCGGCAGCTGTCGGGCGGCCAACAGCAGCGCGTGGCCATCGCCACCGCACTGGCCAACTCCCCCGACGTGCTGCTGGCGGACGAGCCCACCGGCGAGCTGGACGAGGTGAATTCAGCCGAGGTCCTCGACCTGATGCGCGCGGCGGCCACGGAGCTGGGCACCACGGTGCTGATCGTGACCCACGACCCGATGGTCAGCGACCACGTGGCGCGCACCGTCCAGATCCGCGACGGCCGCACCTCCACCGAGGTGCTGCGCCGCACGGAGATCGGCCCCGACGGGGTGGCCCGCGAGGTCGCCGAGGAGTACACCGTGATCGACCGTTCCGGCCGGCTGCAGCTGCCGCCGGCACACGTCGAGGAACTCGGGCTGCACGACAGGGTGCGCATTACCCGCGAGACCGGCCACGTCGGGGTCTGGCCCAATGGCTCGCGCGCCCGCCGTTCGGCCCCTGAGGAGGACGCATGA